In Candidatus Margulisiibacteriota bacterium, one genomic interval encodes:
- the rfaD gene encoding ADP-glyceromanno-heptose 6-epimerase: MIIVTGGAGFIGSNIVKALNAKGIKQIIVVDSLKNPSKHLNLNGCTIEDFVDKEDFIKSLGQYKNIRTIFHLGACSDTMETDGRYMMKNNYEYSKALLDFALLHNIDFIYASSASVYGNGDSGFKEDPSCEYPLNIYAFSKYMFDNYVRNIFNYKKNLSSQICGIRYFNVYGYQENHKGRMASVAFHLMNQIKDKEPMKLFEGSQNFKRDFIFIEDAVKINLFFFEKKVNGIFNCGTGKAQSFNDIALALQKMNPKTEIKYIPFPDQLIGKYQGFTEADLTRLRKAGFTENFNTVEEGVKKYYNQFIKTGGYLI; the protein is encoded by the coding sequence ATGATAATCGTTACCGGAGGGGCAGGATTCATAGGGAGCAATATTGTCAAAGCCCTTAATGCCAAAGGCATCAAACAAATTATAGTTGTAGACAGCCTGAAGAATCCCAGCAAACATCTTAATCTTAACGGCTGTACAATTGAAGACTTTGTAGATAAAGAAGATTTCATAAAAAGTCTGGGGCAATATAAAAATATTCGGACCATTTTTCATCTTGGAGCCTGCTCGGATACTATGGAAACCGACGGCCGGTACATGATGAAAAATAATTATGAATATTCCAAGGCATTACTGGATTTTGCCTTACTGCATAATATAGACTTTATTTATGCTTCAAGCGCTTCCGTGTACGGCAATGGTGACTCAGGTTTCAAGGAAGACCCTTCCTGCGAATATCCCTTGAATATCTATGCTTTTTCCAAATACATGTTCGATAATTATGTACGCAATATTTTTAATTACAAAAAGAACCTAAGCTCACAAATTTGCGGGATTCGTTATTTTAATGTTTATGGCTATCAAGAAAACCATAAAGGAAGAATGGCCTCTGTTGCCTTTCACTTAATGAACCAGATTAAAGACAAAGAACCGATGAAACTTTTTGAAGGAAGTCAGAACTTCAAACGTGACTTTATATTTATCGAAGACGCGGTAAAAATAAATCTGTTTTTCTTTGAAAAAAAAGTAAACGGAATTTTTAACTGCGGCACCGGCAAAGCTCAGAGCTTTAATGATATAGCACTCGCTTTACAGAAAATGAATCCTAAAACTGAAATAAAATATATTCCTTTCCCCGACCAATTAATAGGCAAGTATCAGGGTTTCACTGAAGCAGACCTGACCAGGCTGCGCAAGGCGGGCTTTACCGAAAACTTCAACACTGTCGAAGAAGGGGTAAAGAAATACTATAATCAGTTCATAAAAACCGGTGGTTATTTAATCTGA
- a CDS encoding homocysteine biosynthesis protein → MIVTNHQLLNMVNKDGLKKTAAKVDKVSLGVFEPLDHIYLRFAVKDLDVKPFSAKLQNVPLHIENNDHFLVGSQTLAQDDPMNSHFPGEFTYGGAFLIEDLINKKHLDLRVNGYINDVFEKHEIRKNITMKDISEAELIADIYPYQGFKAYVNSSEHFKFTENGMVKNNFSTINFRSSGILQLIIELRKNIDKIFFGGTNAEYIFSNNGHLKITGNFLKMDTLYISGLSLKGFGVYLAVGIGALINVNKKQDIIEKIVDNENRCFNVFDIAAKKELEKTTFKDLKKPIFTYKKNKMKTASLTSLYLSEKIAEKIQK, encoded by the coding sequence ATGATAGTTACCAATCATCAGTTACTGAATATGGTAAACAAGGATGGTCTTAAAAAGACTGCCGCCAAAGTGGACAAAGTGTCCCTTGGTGTTTTTGAACCGCTGGACCATATCTATTTAAGGTTCGCTGTAAAAGACCTTGATGTGAAGCCTTTTTCAGCAAAACTTCAAAATGTTCCGCTGCATATCGAAAATAATGATCATTTTCTGGTAGGTTCACAAACTCTGGCCCAGGATGATCCGATGAATTCACATTTCCCCGGTGAGTTTACCTATGGCGGAGCGTTCCTAATTGAGGACTTGATCAATAAAAAGCATTTGGATTTGCGCGTGAACGGTTACATTAATGATGTTTTTGAAAAACATGAAATACGTAAAAATATAACCATGAAGGATATCAGCGAGGCCGAGTTGATCGCCGATATTTATCCGTACCAGGGCTTTAAAGCCTATGTAAATTCATCTGAGCACTTTAAGTTTACCGAGAACGGTATGGTCAAAAATAACTTCAGTACAATCAATTTTCGCAGTAGCGGCATACTTCAGCTTATCATAGAACTTCGTAAAAATATCGATAAAATATTTTTTGGTGGGACCAACGCTGAATATATATTTTCCAATAACGGACATTTAAAAATTACCGGTAATTTCCTGAAAATGGATACACTGTATATCAGCGGACTTAGTCTAAAGGGCTTTGGCGTTTATTTGGCAGTAGGTATAGGAGCCTTGATAAACGTTAATAAAAAACAGGACATCATTGAAAAAATTGTTGATAATGAAAACCGCTGCTTCAATGTTTTTGACATTGCAGCAAAAAAAGAACTGGAAAAAACCACATTTAAAGACCTGAAAAAACCTATTTTTACTTATAAGAAAAACAAAATGAAAACAGCCTCCCTTACCAGTTTGTACCTGTCCGAAAAAATAGCGGAAAAGATACAGAAGTAG
- a CDS encoding 4Fe-4S dicluster domain-containing protein produces the protein MVDKVRKKLVLHFPSNLINKPIAYHLVKDFNLVINILQASAMEEKDSFLILEVMGKKKDLDNAITFLKTQDIEVEDMEKGINLNFNKCIHCGLCVGLCPTEALTINQKNYEVCFDKSQCIVCDLCLKYCPVNAIEMEFLK, from the coding sequence ATGGTAGACAAAGTCAGAAAAAAACTGGTACTACATTTTCCCTCCAATTTAATAAATAAACCGATTGCTTATCATCTGGTAAAAGACTTTAATCTGGTCATCAATATCCTGCAGGCCAGCGCCATGGAAGAAAAGGATTCGTTTCTTATTCTGGAAGTAATGGGCAAAAAAAAGGATTTGGATAACGCTATAACTTTCCTCAAAACACAAGATATCGAAGTAGAAGACATGGAAAAGGGAATCAATCTTAATTTCAATAAATGTATCCATTGCGGTCTATGTGTAGGCTTATGTCCTACTGAGGCCCTGACCATCAATCAGAAGAATTACGAAGTGTGTTTTGATAAAAGTCAATGCATTGTATGTGATTTGTGCCTTAAGTATTGCCCGGTTAACGCCATCGAAATGGAGTTTTTAAAATGA
- a CDS encoding XTP/dITP diphosphatase, whose amino-acid sequence MEIVLASHNAHKVREVAAILNFWKVLSLKDIGYSAEIEETGKTFAQNALLKAGTIAGAINKIVLADDSGLEIKCLHGAPGIYSARYAGVGATKEMLCNKVLKEMEQATDRSAQFHCVMALVDPLKNISKTFEGIVKGQIIHEMKGQNGFGYDPIFFVPSKNKTMAEMSEQEKNLLSHRFRALEQVKIYIQEHYLGDDK is encoded by the coding sequence ATGGAAATTGTTCTTGCCAGTCATAATGCCCATAAGGTAAGGGAAGTAGCTGCTATTTTAAACTTCTGGAAGGTTTTGTCTTTAAAAGATATCGGATACTCTGCGGAGATTGAGGAAACCGGTAAAACTTTTGCCCAAAATGCGTTACTGAAAGCCGGGACCATTGCAGGCGCAATAAATAAAATAGTTCTGGCTGATGATTCCGGGTTGGAAATAAAATGTTTACATGGCGCGCCAGGCATATATTCAGCACGGTACGCCGGTGTTGGCGCTACCAAAGAAATGCTTTGTAATAAGGTGTTAAAGGAGATGGAGCAAGCCACTGACAGAAGTGCCCAATTTCATTGTGTGATGGCGTTGGTAGACCCTCTGAAAAATATCAGTAAAACTTTCGAGGGAATAGTTAAGGGGCAGATTATCCATGAGATGAAAGGTCAGAATGGTTTCGGATATGATCCGATTTTTTTTGTGCCTTCAAAGAATAAGACAATGGCCGAGATGTCCGAACAAGAAAAAAATTTGCTCAGCCACAGATTTCGAGCACTGGAACAGGTCAAAATCTATATTCAGGAACATTATTTAGGCGATGACAAATAA
- a CDS encoding LacI family DNA-binding transcriptional regulator — protein MVNLKAIAGSCGVGISTVSTALNHPQKISRTLREKILTSARNMGYFEKNNKNVLTKVIIVADNYKNYFYGEYYQDVIFGIQQQLSSMKIPLLILSDFSIDYSEIYDYSGIIFVGRTPEEYISKAVKYKIPFILAGHPFHNNQFTCVYQNTVSGIQDLLEYVVSCGHKNIALLKGETDPLDWAWGNFNSTFLDVLKDRRIDFSDKDIFQASYHKVELVEIAVNKLLSAGKKYSVVMCSNDLLACYVYKVAEKYKIRIPAEISITGFDGINFPRHTRRYEPELTTMVADRILIGTEAVKGLILIIKKDEKYKGAVIDMVPHIGNSVIRV, from the coding sequence ATGGTGAATTTAAAAGCTATTGCGGGCAGTTGTGGTGTGGGTATCTCAACCGTTTCCACAGCCCTTAATCATCCGCAAAAAATTTCCAGGACACTGCGTGAAAAAATTCTGACCAGCGCCAGGAATATGGGATACTTTGAAAAGAATAACAAGAATGTTCTGACAAAGGTTATTATTGTCGCGGATAATTATAAAAATTATTTCTATGGAGAATATTATCAGGACGTTATTTTTGGTATTCAGCAGCAATTATCATCCATGAAAATACCTCTGCTTATTCTTTCTGATTTTTCAATTGATTATTCAGAGATTTATGATTACAGCGGTATAATATTTGTAGGCAGAACGCCAGAGGAATATATTTCCAAAGCCGTTAAATACAAAATACCTTTTATTCTTGCCGGGCATCCCTTTCATAATAATCAGTTCACCTGCGTTTATCAAAATACAGTGAGCGGTATTCAGGACTTGCTGGAATATGTCGTTAGTTGCGGCCATAAAAATATTGCTCTTTTAAAGGGCGAGACAGACCCGCTGGACTGGGCCTGGGGGAATTTTAACTCCACCTTCCTGGATGTCCTTAAGGACAGACGGATAGACTTTTCGGACAAAGATATTTTTCAGGCCAGTTATCACAAAGTAGAACTGGTTGAAATAGCGGTAAATAAATTGCTGTCTGCCGGAAAGAAGTATTCGGTGGTAATGTGCTCAAATGATTTGTTGGCCTGCTATGTCTATAAAGTGGCTGAAAAATATAAGATAAGAATTCCAGCCGAAATTTCTATAACCGGATTTGATGGTATAAACTTTCCCCGCCATACAAGAAGATATGAGCCGGAATTAACAACAATGGTAGCGGACAGGATTTTGATTGGTACCGAAGCGGTAAAAGGCTTAATCCTGATTATTAAGAAAGACGAAAAATATAAAGGCGCGGTAATTGATATGGTGCCCCATATAGGCAACAGTGTAATAAGAGTTTAA
- a CDS encoding ABC transporter ATP-binding protein — translation MYFRILKYIKPYYKKLLVAIFFAFIFSATNVYFIALVRDISKAIASKDIWLFNIYIIDTIGLYIVRLLSTYFQTYWMAYISSRLTIDLRVELYKHIQGLSLDFFEKYRQGDIISRVLNDIGAIENVIRQSFTQIIPQTLTLIGVFIYLVIINWKLTVLTFIVLPVFIYLIQIFANRIRKISSKIQRKNADIISVLQESIAAIRIVKAFVMENFETKRFVRENERNFKFTMRNVRISALQEPVIGFLQFLSIVLVIWYGGQQVVLNEMPVEQLIAFFTGILLLIDPVIALSKVYTLVVGAMASAERVFKILDIIPSVKDKKNAVILENLHGDIEFKDVSFVYPEGQNKVLDNINVKIKSGETVAIVGPSGAGKTTFVNLIPRFYDVSEGAILIDGKDVRDLNSNSYRSYIGIVPQETILFSGSVENNIAYGKIGASRKEVIDAAKLANADQFILKMKNGYVTRIGERGIKLSGGQKQRIAIARAILKDPKILILDEATSSLDNESEKLVQEALDRLMKNRTTLVIAHRLSTIINADRILVLDEGKIVESGSHKELLKKNGLYKKLYDMNFQFTAVSKKD, via the coding sequence ATGTATTTTAGAATCCTCAAATACATAAAACCATATTATAAAAAATTACTTGTAGCTATATTTTTTGCTTTTATTTTTTCAGCTACCAATGTTTATTTTATTGCTCTGGTCCGCGATATCTCAAAGGCCATAGCATCAAAGGATATCTGGCTTTTTAATATCTATATCATAGACACTATAGGTTTATATATAGTGAGGCTTTTGTCCACTTATTTCCAGACCTACTGGATGGCCTATATTTCCAGCAGACTTACAATCGATTTAAGAGTTGAGCTTTATAAACACATACAGGGCCTTTCCCTGGATTTTTTTGAGAAATACAGACAAGGAGATATTATCAGTCGTGTGCTCAATGATATCGGGGCCATAGAAAATGTCATTCGCCAGAGCTTTACCCAGATAATACCGCAAACTCTCACTTTGATCGGAGTTTTCATCTATCTTGTAATAATCAACTGGAAACTTACTGTTTTAACCTTCATAGTTTTACCGGTTTTTATTTATCTTATCCAGATTTTCGCTAACCGTATCAGAAAAATCAGCAGTAAAATACAACGTAAAAATGCGGATATTATTTCCGTTTTGCAGGAATCCATAGCTGCCATAAGAATTGTTAAAGCTTTTGTCATGGAAAATTTCGAGACCAAAAGGTTTGTGCGGGAAAATGAAAGGAATTTCAAATTTACCATGCGTAATGTACGCATATCAGCTTTGCAGGAACCGGTTATAGGGTTCTTGCAATTCCTTTCTATAGTTCTTGTTATCTGGTATGGCGGTCAGCAGGTTGTTTTGAATGAAATGCCCGTTGAACAGCTTATAGCTTTTTTTACCGGGATACTGCTGTTAATAGACCCGGTAATTGCCTTAAGTAAAGTCTATACTCTCGTTGTCGGCGCCATGGCTTCCGCGGAAAGGGTTTTTAAAATCCTGGATATTATTCCTTCTGTAAAAGACAAGAAAAATGCGGTTATACTGGAAAACCTTCACGGAGATATAGAATTTAAAGATGTTTCTTTTGTTTATCCCGAGGGGCAGAACAAGGTCCTGGACAATATTAATGTCAAAATAAAAAGCGGAGAAACTGTAGCTATCGTTGGGCCTAGCGGAGCTGGCAAAACTACCTTTGTGAATCTTATACCCAGATTCTATGATGTTAGTGAAGGGGCCATTTTAATCGACGGGAAAGATGTAAGAGATCTTAATAGTAATTCTTATCGCAGCTATATTGGAATTGTTCCGCAGGAAACGATACTTTTCAGTGGTTCCGTGGAAAACAATATCGCCTACGGCAAAATAGGCGCCAGCAGAAAAGAAGTAATAGATGCCGCCAAACTCGCTAATGCCGATCAATTTATACTCAAAATGAAAAATGGTTATGTAACACGTATCGGAGAAAGGGGCATCAAGCTTTCCGGTGGACAGAAACAAAGAATAGCCATTGCCAGGGCTATTTTAAAGGACCCCAAAATACTTATTTTGGACGAAGCTACTTCTTCCCTGGATAACGAATCGGAAAAGCTTGTTCAGGAAGCTCTGGACAGGCTGATGAAAAACAGGACAACTCTGGTAATCGCACATCGCTTATCAACAATTATAAATGCCGACAGGATTTTGGTTCTCGACGAGGGTAAAATTGTGGAGAGCGGATCTCATAAAGAGCTATTAAAGAAAAATGGCCTTTATAAAAAATTATATGATATGAATTTTCAGTTTACAGCTGTCAGCAAAAAAGATTAA